Part of the Hemicordylus capensis ecotype Gifberg chromosome 7, rHemCap1.1.pri, whole genome shotgun sequence genome, GGAAACTGAGGCGTGCAAGGCCAAAGGATGGTGAGGGTGTGCTCCCAGGTAagctaggaacatcggaagctgccttctacccttggtccctcccaggttgcaggccagagtctctctcagcctctcttggagatgctgccagggagggaacttggaaccttctgcactgagctatgaccccatcccctccaggggatatcttacagtgctcccacacatgtagtctcccattcaaatgcaaaccagggcagactctgcttagcaaaggggacaattcatgcttgctgccacaagaccagctctccggtaGATCAGCAACCAATCAACAGGGAGCCAGTTCTTCCTTGTGGAAGGGTAAGGGAGAGGCACGGAGGGCCAGGCCGTTGGAGATCCTGCTGTCCAAAGGGCAGTGAGGTCCAGCAGTTGGAAGGAGAGAGGCTTTGATAAAGGGCTATCAGCTTCAAGGTACAGAGAGAGTCAGGACTCCTTGCTCCAGCAAAAAGCCATGATTTTTTAACATGCAAAATGCGCTTCTTGCCTTGAATTCAGCCTACCTGTTTCTCTCTCAGTGGACGAGCCTTATCAGCTCCTGACGTGCACACAGCCGGCTGCCTCTTTCCCACcgttatctccctccctcctgcctctttcccaCCGCTATCTCCCTCCCAGTCCTTGGAGTCCAGCCCAGGCTCCGGCTGCCAGCCACGGCTCCCGCCCTGCCCAGGTGAGAGCCGCTCTATATAAGCGGGGCTGCCCTCCGAGGGCTCCCAGAGTCTGCTTTCTCTGCCGTATCTACTGAGATGAAGGCCGCgcacagcctcctcctcctcccgctgctcttcGCCCTGGCCTGGGCCCAGTGCCCGGCCCCGGCGGAGCTGAAGGGCGTCAACGGCACCAAGATCTGTGCCCAGCTCTACACCGACGACAGCCCCTACTACGACCAGTGCTGCGCAGGGCGCGTCCTCGTGGTGCTGCCCGGTGAGGACCAGCCCTACATGCCGACGGCTTTCAACAACAAGGTCTCCTCCTTGGTGGTGGCGACGAGATGCGAGCTCAGCGTCTGGTCCAAGAAGGCCAAAGCGGGCAACACGCGCAAGTTCAAGCCGGGGGCGTTTCCCCGGCTCCAGGAGTACAAAAGGGGGCTCTTCGGCGACTGGGATGACGCCATCTCGGCCTATTACTGCAAGTGCACTTGAGGCGACTCAGCCGGAGAAGGGCGAGACGAGGAGGGAGCCTGCCTCGGCGGCTCACAGAAGCCCCTGCCCACGTGACCCACCCCCCA contains:
- the SYCN gene encoding syncollin, with product MKAAHSLLLLPLLFALAWAQCPAPAELKGVNGTKICAQLYTDDSPYYDQCCAGRVLVVLPGEDQPYMPTAFNNKVSSLVVATRCELSVWSKKAKAGNTRKFKPGAFPRLQEYKRGLFGDWDDAISAYYCKCT